A single region of the Rhizobium binae genome encodes:
- a CDS encoding ABC transporter substrate-binding protein yields the protein MQILKHCLVAAAVTLGLASASQAQEKTAISITRQPGILYLASHVMETQKLIEKHAAAEGVADVTVEWRTFSGGGAQTDALLAGNVDVVNTGTGNLLLLWDRTRGKVKGIITSSAQPVIMVSNDPRIKSLKDITPSDKIAVPTVGVSTQAILLQMAAAKMFGEDKVKTFDSNTVQLGHPDAVAAIANPNHEVKNHFSAPPFQYIELKQQGVHRVTDSKEILGGALTQATFFTTTAFADANPKIVKALREATEEAVAFIKKDPKTALEAYKTVSGDKTSLDDLLAMLKEPGMDEWRTDPQGTMKFAEHLHKIGTLKTMPKAWTDYYLPDSAYLNGN from the coding sequence ATGCAAATTCTAAAACATTGTCTTGTGGCCGCGGCCGTGACGCTCGGCCTTGCCTCTGCCAGTCAAGCGCAGGAGAAGACCGCTATTTCGATTACCCGCCAGCCCGGCATTCTCTATCTCGCCAGCCATGTGATGGAGACGCAGAAGCTGATCGAAAAGCATGCAGCTGCCGAGGGTGTGGCCGATGTGACTGTCGAATGGCGCACCTTCAGCGGCGGCGGCGCTCAGACGGATGCCTTGCTCGCCGGAAACGTCGACGTCGTCAACACCGGCACCGGCAACCTGCTTCTGCTCTGGGACCGCACGAGGGGAAAGGTGAAGGGGATCATCACCAGCTCCGCGCAGCCGGTGATCATGGTCAGCAATGATCCGCGCATCAAGTCGCTGAAGGACATCACGCCGTCCGACAAGATCGCCGTGCCGACAGTCGGCGTGTCGACCCAGGCCATCCTGCTGCAGATGGCGGCGGCGAAGATGTTTGGCGAGGACAAGGTCAAGACATTCGATTCCAACACCGTTCAGCTCGGACATCCGGACGCGGTTGCTGCGATCGCCAACCCAAACCACGAGGTGAAGAACCATTTCTCGGCGCCGCCTTTCCAGTATATCGAGCTGAAGCAGCAGGGCGTGCATAGAGTGACCGATTCCAAGGAGATCTTGGGAGGTGCGCTGACCCAAGCGACCTTCTTCACCACCACGGCATTCGCCGACGCCAACCCGAAGATCGTCAAGGCGCTGCGCGAAGCAACGGAAGAAGCGGTCGCTTTCATCAAGAAAGATCCCAAGACAGCCCTCGAAGCCTACAAGACGGTGTCGGGCGACAAGACCAGCCTCGATGACCTGCTCGCCATGTTGAAAGAGCCGGGCATGGATGAATGGCGCACCGACCCGCAGGGTACGATGAAATTCGCGGAGCACCTGCACAAGATCGGTACGCTCAAGACCATGCCGAAGGCCTGGACCGACTATTACCTGCCCGATTCCGCCTATCTAAACGGTAACTGA
- the araD gene encoding L-arabinonate dehydratase translates to MTHRKTPDMLRSARWFAPDDLRSFGHRSRMMQLGYAEEDFRDKPIIGILNTWSELNTCHSHFKERVQDVKRGVSQAGGFPVEMPSLSVDESFTKPTSMLYRNMLAMETEETIRSHPLDGVVLMGGCDKTTPGLVMGAMSAGVPMIYLPAGPMLRGNYAGKILGSGSDAWKYWDERRAGNITDAEWLGVQGGIARSAGTCMTMGTASTMTAIADAMGLTLPGASSIPAVDANHQRMSAACGRRAVEMVWEDLTPDRIVTEAACRNAAIVAMATGCSTNAVVHLIAMARRAGINLTLDDLDLLGRVTPLIANVRPSGKDYLMEDFFYAGGLRALMKQLEDRLDLTAMTVTGKTMGENLMGAEVYNDDVIRPLSNPVYHEGSLAVLRGNLCPNGAVMKPAACDPRYHVHQGPALVFDSYPEMKKAIDDENLDVTPDHVLVLRNAGPLGGPGFPEWGMLPIPKALIKQGHRDMLRISDARMSGTSYGACILHVSPESYIGGPLALLRTSDIVRLDLPNRRLDMLVDEAELVRRRDAWNAPEPHFQRGYGWMFSRHVTQADQGCDFDFLETSFGRAAGEPDIY, encoded by the coding sequence ATGACACACAGAAAAACGCCGGACATGCTGCGAAGCGCGCGATGGTTCGCGCCGGATGACCTGCGCAGCTTCGGCCACCGCTCGCGCATGATGCAGCTCGGCTATGCCGAGGAGGATTTTCGCGACAAGCCGATCATCGGCATCCTCAACACCTGGTCGGAGCTCAATACCTGCCACTCCCACTTCAAGGAGCGCGTGCAGGACGTGAAGCGCGGCGTCTCGCAGGCCGGCGGCTTCCCGGTTGAAATGCCGTCGCTGTCGGTCGACGAGAGTTTCACGAAGCCCACCTCCATGCTCTACCGCAACATGCTTGCGATGGAGACGGAGGAGACGATCCGTTCGCACCCGCTCGATGGCGTCGTGCTGATGGGTGGTTGCGACAAGACCACGCCGGGCCTCGTCATGGGGGCGATGTCGGCCGGCGTGCCGATGATCTACCTTCCCGCCGGGCCGATGCTGCGCGGCAACTATGCCGGCAAAATCCTCGGCTCCGGTTCTGACGCCTGGAAATATTGGGACGAGCGCCGCGCCGGCAACATCACCGATGCCGAGTGGCTCGGCGTTCAAGGCGGCATCGCCCGCTCGGCCGGCACCTGCATGACGATGGGCACCGCCAGCACCATGACGGCGATTGCCGATGCGATGGGGCTGACGCTGCCGGGCGCCTCGTCCATTCCTGCCGTCGATGCCAACCACCAGCGAATGTCGGCCGCCTGCGGCCGGCGCGCCGTCGAGATGGTCTGGGAGGATCTGACGCCCGACCGGATCGTCACGGAAGCGGCATGCCGCAATGCCGCTATCGTCGCCATGGCCACCGGCTGCTCCACCAACGCCGTCGTCCACCTGATCGCGATGGCCCGGCGCGCCGGCATCAACCTGACACTCGACGATCTCGACCTGCTGGGACGGGTGACGCCGCTCATCGCTAACGTCCGTCCCTCGGGGAAAGACTATCTGATGGAGGATTTCTTCTATGCGGGCGGCCTGCGGGCGCTGATGAAACAGCTCGAGGACCGGCTGGACCTGACGGCCATGACCGTCACCGGAAAGACCATGGGGGAAAACCTCATGGGCGCAGAAGTCTATAATGACGATGTCATCCGGCCGCTTTCGAACCCGGTCTATCACGAGGGATCACTCGCCGTCCTGCGCGGCAATCTCTGTCCTAACGGCGCCGTGATGAAGCCTGCGGCCTGCGATCCGAGATATCATGTGCATCAGGGGCCGGCGCTGGTCTTCGACAGCTATCCCGAGATGAAGAAGGCGATCGACGACGAAAATCTCGACGTCACGCCCGACCACGTCCTCGTGCTGCGCAATGCCGGGCCGCTCGGCGGTCCTGGTTTTCCGGAATGGGGCATGCTGCCGATCCCGAAGGCTTTGATCAAGCAGGGCCATCGCGACATGCTGCGCATTTCCGACGCCCGCATGTCCGGCACCTCCTACGGCGCCTGCATTCTTCATGTGTCGCCGGAAAGCTATATCGGCGGCCCGCTTGCGCTGCTGAGAACCAGTGACATCGTGCGCCTTGATCTGCCCAACCGTCGGCTCGACATGCTGGTGGACGAGGCCGAGCTCGTCCGGCGCCGCGATGCGTGGAATGCGCCGGAGCCGCATTTCCAACGTGGTTACGGCTGGATGTTTTCTCGCCATGTGACGCAGGCCGACCAGGGCTGCGACTTCGATTTTCTAGAAACAAGCTTCGGCAGAGCCGCCGGCGAGCCGGATATCTATTGA
- a CDS encoding ribonuclease activity regulator RraA: MTDYALSEATRAKFKKISTASIATALFKRGLRNQFIQGVVPVAPKAETMVGQAFTLRYIPAREDRNPITVFQNPNHPQRVAMETCPPGQVLVMDARKDARAATAGSILITRLALRGAAGVVSDGGFRDAEGIGALDMPAYYAKPSAPTNLTLHEALDINVPISCGDVAVFPGDVLVGDRDGVMVIPAHLADELADECTNMESYEDFVLEQVKAGETIIGLYPCTKDEHQQKFQAWRKENGR, encoded by the coding sequence ATGACCGACTACGCACTGAGCGAGGCGACACGCGCGAAATTCAAGAAGATCTCGACGGCATCGATCGCCACAGCCCTCTTCAAGCGCGGCCTTCGAAACCAGTTCATCCAGGGGGTCGTGCCGGTGGCGCCCAAAGCCGAGACGATGGTCGGGCAGGCATTCACGCTGCGCTATATTCCCGCCCGTGAAGATCGCAATCCGATCACCGTCTTTCAAAACCCAAATCATCCGCAAAGAGTCGCGATGGAGACGTGCCCTCCGGGGCAGGTGCTGGTGATGGACGCGCGCAAGGACGCAAGGGCTGCGACGGCGGGCTCCATCCTGATCACGCGGCTGGCGCTCCGCGGCGCGGCAGGCGTCGTCTCCGACGGCGGTTTTCGCGATGCCGAAGGGATCGGGGCGCTTGATATGCCGGCCTATTACGCCAAGCCGTCGGCGCCAACCAATCTCACCTTGCACGAAGCGCTCGATATCAATGTGCCGATTTCCTGCGGCGATGTCGCTGTGTTTCCCGGTGACGTCCTGGTCGGCGACCGCGATGGCGTCATGGTCATCCCCGCCCATCTGGCCGATGAACTCGCGGATGAATGCACGAATATGGAAAGCTACGAGGACTTCGTGCTCGAGCAGGTCAAGGCCGGCGAAACGATCATCGGCCTCTATCCTTGCACCAAGGACGAACACCAGCAGAAATTCCAGGCCTGGCGAAAAGAAAACGGCCGCTGA
- a CDS encoding ABC transporter permease yields MLSANIILAPDVEVAKPYDNVKPVEQRLSAFETLWGIGALRKALLIVTLAIVWQVYASYLDNPLLFPTLSDTIVTLIDRFADGTLPARIWTTLQILFMGYALGTVLAALLTVLAINTRIGTDFLETMTAMFNPLPAISLLPLALIWFGLGASSLVFVLVHSVLWAVALNTHSGFLGVSRTLRMVGANYGLTGISYVLRILVPAAFPSILTGLKIGWAFAWRTLIAAELVFGVSSGQGGLGWFIFENRNLLDIPAVFAGLLTVIIIGLIVENLVFQTIERHTIQKWGMKE; encoded by the coding sequence ATGTTGTCCGCAAACATCATCCTTGCGCCCGATGTCGAGGTCGCCAAGCCCTACGACAACGTCAAGCCGGTCGAACAGAGGCTCAGTGCATTCGAAACGCTCTGGGGCATCGGCGCATTGCGTAAGGCATTGCTGATCGTCACGCTGGCGATCGTCTGGCAGGTCTACGCCTCCTACCTCGACAATCCTCTTCTCTTTCCGACGCTGAGCGACACGATCGTCACGCTGATCGACCGTTTCGCCGACGGCACGCTGCCGGCCCGCATCTGGACGACGCTGCAGATCCTGTTCATGGGTTATGCGCTCGGCACGGTGCTTGCCGCATTGCTGACCGTGCTCGCCATCAACACGCGCATCGGCACGGATTTTCTCGAAACGATGACGGCGATGTTCAATCCGCTGCCGGCCATATCGCTTCTGCCGCTGGCGCTGATCTGGTTCGGCCTCGGCGCCTCCAGCCTGGTCTTCGTGCTCGTGCATTCGGTCCTTTGGGCGGTGGCGCTGAACACCCATTCCGGTTTCCTCGGCGTTTCGCGCACCTTGCGCATGGTCGGCGCCAATTACGGCCTGACGGGGATTTCCTATGTGCTGCGAATCCTCGTGCCGGCCGCCTTCCCTTCCATTCTCACCGGGCTGAAGATCGGCTGGGCCTTTGCATGGCGCACGCTGATTGCCGCCGAGCTCGTCTTCGGCGTCTCATCGGGCCAGGGAGGCCTTGGCTGGTTCATATTCGAGAACCGCAACCTGCTCGATATTCCGGCAGTCTTCGCCGGCCTCTTGACCGTGATCATCATCGGCCTGATCGTCGAGAACCTGGTCTTCCAGACGATCGAGCGGCACACCATCCAGAAATGGGGAATGAAGGAATAG
- a CDS encoding ABC transporter ATP-binding protein translates to MLQAIARTGNETAPAAEREPLLKVDNVTLRYKTPNLLVTATEGVSFSVRQSDRFVLLGPSGCGKSTLLKAVGGYMTPSAGSIHINGRQVKCPGPDRMMVFQEFDQLMPWKTVLENVMFPLLVARKLPKGEAEILAREYIDKVKLTRAVDSYPHTLSGGMKQRVAIARGMAMQPDILLMDEPFAALDALTRRQMQDELLQLWEDTKFTVIFVTHSIAEAIKISNRILLLSPHPGRVKAEVVEVDKVSHEDGSAAALERDIHNLLFSSEPGHKE, encoded by the coding sequence ATGCTTCAGGCCATTGCCCGCACCGGCAACGAGACCGCGCCGGCGGCTGAGAGAGAGCCCCTCCTCAAGGTCGACAATGTGACGCTGCGCTATAAGACCCCGAATCTCTTGGTCACCGCCACCGAGGGCGTGAGTTTTTCCGTCCGCCAATCCGACAGGTTCGTGCTGCTCGGTCCATCCGGCTGCGGCAAGTCAACGCTTCTCAAAGCCGTCGGTGGCTACATGACCCCGTCGGCAGGCTCGATCCACATCAACGGGCGTCAGGTGAAGTGTCCGGGGCCCGATCGCATGATGGTCTTCCAGGAGTTCGACCAGCTCATGCCCTGGAAAACTGTGCTTGAGAACGTCATGTTCCCGCTGCTGGTCGCCCGCAAGCTGCCGAAGGGTGAAGCGGAAATATTGGCGCGCGAATATATCGACAAGGTGAAGCTGACCCGCGCCGTCGACAGCTATCCCCACACGCTATCCGGCGGGATGAAGCAGCGCGTCGCCATCGCCCGCGGCATGGCGATGCAGCCGGATATCCTCCTAATGGACGAGCCTTTCGCAGCGCTCGATGCCCTCACCCGCCGGCAGATGCAGGACGAGCTGCTCCAACTTTGGGAAGACACCAAGTTCACCGTCATCTTCGTCACCCATTCGATTGCCGAAGCGATCAAGATCTCGAACCGGATCCTGCTCCTGTCGCCGCACCCCGGCAGGGTCAAGGCGGAAGTGGTTGAAGTCGACAAGGTCAGCCACGAAGACGGCAGCGCCGCAGCGCTCGAGCGCGACATTCATAACCTGCTGTTCTCCTCGGAACCCGGCCACAAGGAATAA